In the genome of Botrytis cinerea B05.10 chromosome 13, complete sequence, one region contains:
- the Bchse1 gene encoding Bchse1 — MFRAQQNAFDEVVAKATDENLTSENWEYIMDVCDKVTGEDSGAKDAVASMIKRLAHRNANVQLYTLELANALSQNCGAKMHRELASRAFTDALLRLANDRNTHQQVKAKILERMAEWAEMFKDPDLGIMSDQYQRLKSQNPNLHPPSAPSKNRLTDLDRQKEEDELQMALKLSIQDKSSQPKPAQPSSSSAGPAQSQQAAQPQQVPSGTTAATVSRVRALHNFQPTDADELQFRKGDIITVVGSVYKDWWRGSLRGKTGIFPLNYVEKLVDPTPEELQREAQMEAEVFAEIKNVEKLLTLLSTSSSQLDARDNEEITKLYHSTLAIRPKLIELIGKYSQRKDDFTQLNERFIKSCRDYESLLDASMTQAQPYQYGRPGQVPQGPQSYGYPPQAARPQQEPQRYYTPSQSEPPYQPQPSPSNGYPPQRNGPAPFYVVAPGQQPPQSDSHQPYPSQQPPQSESHQQYPGQQPPQSESHQPYPSQQPPQSESYLPYPGQQPPQSESQQPYPQRDPTPRIPSGSQPPPLETSSPPPTQYPTQQPQTGHRPQSTYSNPQELATSVYDSPVQQQNPHPYTAWAETDPYSATPAPTQQPQPPHQYNAYNPSQQPSQPPQPSYEPPAPPGSLPSPVQGSPYPVLGDARSTLPSQGQYKAYQRPDSSDSNQGPSQGLANAPSAPPGGASNPADFYRQNAAY; from the exons ATGTTTCGCGCGCAACAAAATGCCTTTGACGAGGTCGTCG CCAAGGCGACCGACGAGAACCTCACTTCGGAAAACTGGGAATACATTATGGATGTTTGCGACAAAGTAACCGGTGAAGATAGTGGTGCCAAAGATGCCGTTGCAAGCATGATAAAGAGGTTGGCGCATCGAAATGCCAACGTACAATTATATACTTTGGAG CTTGCCAATGCTTTGAGTCAAAATTGCGGAGCGAAAATGCATAGAGAGCTGGCCTCGAGAGCATTCACGGATGCACTATTGAGACTGGCGAACGATAGAAACACACATCAACAAGTCAAGGCAAAGATTCTGGAACGAATGGCGGAATGGGCAGAAATGTTTAAAGACCCTGATTTGGGGATTATGAGTGATCAGTACCAACGCTTGAAGAGCCAGAATCCCAACTTACACCCACCTTCTGCCCCATCAAAGAATCGACTTACGGATTTGGATCGTcagaaggaagaagatgaattaCAGATGGCCTTAAAATTATCCATTCAAGATAAAAGTAGTCAGCCAAAACCTGCACAACCATCCAGTTCATCCGCAGGTCCGGCACAATCGCAACAAGCTGCACAGCCACAGCAAGTACCATCTGGGACTACCGCGGCTACTGTCTCGAGAGTTAGGGCACTTCATAATTTTCAACCTACAGATGCAGACGAGTTACAGTTTCGAAAGGGTGACATCATTACAGTTGTAGGATCAGTATACAAGGATTGGTGGAGGGGCTCTTTACGAGGAAAGACGGGTATTTTCCCATTGAATTATGTCGAGAAATTGGTCGATCCCACGCCAGAAGAACTTCAAAGAGAAGCGCAAATGGAGGCCGAGGTTTTTGCGGAAATCAAGAATGTCGAGAAGTTACTTACATTATTGAGtacttcatcatctcaattAGATGCCCGTGATAATGAGGAGATTACA AAACTTTACCATTCTACTCTCGCAATTAGGCCAAAGCTTATTGAGCTTATTGGAAAGTACTCTCAAAGAAAAG ACGATTTCACACAACTCAATGAGAGATTCATTAAATCATGTCGTGATTATGAAAGCTTACTTGATGCTTCCATGACACAGGCACAACCTTATCAGTATGGTCGTCCTGGGCAAGTACCTCAAGGTCCACAGAGTTATGGGTACCCTCCTCAAGCCGCAAGACCACAACAAGAGCCCCAGAGATATTATACACCATCTCAGTCAG AACCACCATATCAGCCGCAACCATCTCCATCTAACGGTTATCCTCCTCAGCGTAATGGACCAGCCCCTTTTTACGTTGTAGCTCCAGGTCAACAACCTCCTCAATCAGACAGTCACCAGCCATATCCTAGTCAACAACCTCCACAATCAGAGAGCCATCAACAATATCCTGGTCAACAGCCTCCACAGTCAGAGAGTCATCAACCATATCCCAGCCAACAACCTCCGCAATCAGAGAGTTATCTACCATACCCCGGTCAGCAACCCCCACAATCAGAGAGCCAACAGCCATACCCTCAAAGAGATCCTACCCCTCGTATTCCATCAGGCTCACAACCGCCTCCACTTGAAACTAGCAGTCCTCCTCCCACGCAATACCCAACTCAACAACCACAAACTGGTCATCGCCCCCAAAGTACATATTCTAATCCACAAGAGCTTGCAACTTCTGTCTATGATTCTCCAgttcaacaacaaaacccTCATCCATATACTGCATGGGCCGAAACAGACCCATATTCAGCCACGCCAGCCCCAACTCAACAACCTCAACCACCTCATCAATATAATGCTTATAACCCTTCTCAACAACCATCACAACCTCCTCAGCCATCTTATGAACCACCAGCGCCTCCTGGTTCTTTGCCGAGTCCAGTTCAGGGGAGCCCATATCCGGTGTTAGGGGATGCGAGATCAACGTTGCCTAGCCAGGGGCAATACAAGGCGTACCAAAGACCGGACAGTAGTGATAGTAATCAGGGACCAAGTCAGGGGCTGGCTAATGCGCCTAGTGCGCCACCAGGTGGTGCGTCCAATCCGGCGGATTTTTATAGGCAAAATGCTGCTTACTAG